The DNA segment CGCCGTCGGCACCTTCGCCAATATCGACCCGCGCGTCGAAGAACATGTCGCCGCCGCTCTCGGCCTGAAGCCGGAGCCGGTGTCCACGCAGGTTATCCCGCGCGACCGTCACGCCATGTTCTTCGCCACGCTCGGCGTCGTCGCCTCCTCGATCGAACGTCTCGCCACCGAAATTCGTCATCTGCAGCGTACCGAAGTGCTGGAGGCCGAGGAATATTTCTCCCCCGGGCAGAAGGGCTCTTCGGCCATGCCGCACAAGCGTAACCCGGTACTGACGGAAAACCTGACCGGCCTTGCCCGCATGGTCCGCTCCTATGCCATGCCGGCGATGGAGAATGTGGCGCTCTGGCATGAGCGCGATATTTCCCACTCTTCCGTCGAGCGCATGATCGGCCCGGATGCGACGGTGACGCTCGACTTCGCGCTGGCTCGACTGACCAGCGTCATCGACAAGCTTTTGGTCTATCCGGACAATATGATGAAGAATATGAATAAGTTCCGCGGACTTGTTCATTCGCAGCGCGTGTTGCTGGCACTGACCCAGGCAGGCGTTTCCCGCGAGGATTCCTATCGCCTCGTCCAGCGCAACGCCATGAAGGTTTGGGAACAGGGCAAGGACTTCCTTGAAGAATTGCTTGCCGACCAGGAAGTCCGCGCCGCTCTGTCGGAGGAAGATATCCGCGAAAAGTTTGACTTGGGCTACCACACCAAGCATGTCGACACGATTTTCAAGCGTGTATTTGGCTGATCAATCTATTGGTCGAGATTTGACGAGGCGGCGCCGACAATGCGCCGCCCTTTCTGTTTTATGGGAGGCTTCCCAGCAGTCTCGTCCCCTTCTCCGCTGCCGCTAGGCCTGTCTCCATCGCGCTTGGCTGCCTTCGCCACTAGGCGATCGAGATGTTTCAAATCTTCTTCGTCAAGGTTCTCTATGCCGATGAAACGGTTTTCGGCGGCGCTGGTCAGGATAAGTTCGTTGAGCTTGGCTTGAATGGCGCGCGTGTCGCGCGTCTGGGCGTTCTGCAAGAGGAAGACCATCAGAAAGGTGATGATGGTCGTGCTGGTGTTGATGACCAGTTGCCAGT comes from the Rhizobium sp. NXC24 genome and includes:
- a CDS encoding low affinity iron permease family protein, translating into MARLRHIFSRFATIVSEWAGKPVVFILALLSVIVWGITGPVFDFSENWQLVINTSTTIITFLMVFLLQNAQTRDTRAIQAKLNELILTSAAENRFIGIENLDEEDLKHLDRLVAKAAKRDGDRPSGSGEGDETAGKPPIKQKGRRIVGAASSNLDQ
- the purB gene encoding adenylosuccinate lyase, which codes for MIPRYSRPEMVAIWSPETKFRIWFEIEAHACDALAALGVIPKSAAETIWEKGGKATFDVARIDEIEAVTKHDVIAFLTHLAEIVGPDARFVHQGMTSSDVLDTCFNIQLVRASDLLLADIDKLLEALKRRAFEHKDTVTIGRSHGIHAEPTTFGVKLALAYAEFERCKQRLIAAREEVATCAISGAVGTFANIDPRVEEHVAAALGLKPEPVSTQVIPRDRHAMFFATLGVVASSIERLATEIRHLQRTEVLEAEEYFSPGQKGSSAMPHKRNPVLTENLTGLARMVRSYAMPAMENVALWHERDISHSSVERMIGPDATVTLDFALARLTSVIDKLLVYPDNMMKNMNKFRGLVHSQRVLLALTQAGVSREDSYRLVQRNAMKVWEQGKDFLEELLADQEVRAALSEEDIREKFDLGYHTKHVDTIFKRVFG